CCGTTGTGGCCGACTGCTTTGGCGATGTTCTTTCCGGATATGTCGCCGGGGTAGGCATGGTCGTCGTCGCCTCCGATAGCGAGCACTGACACCGGGCAATCTTGCAATTTCTCGACGATGCGCGGGCGGGTGATGACGCCGTGGGCGGCGTCGCCGATCCTCTCATCGAGGCTGCTGACGACGGCCCGCCAATGGGTGGTCAGCGCTGCGTTGTTCTCCAGGGTCCAGGCGCTGAACATGATGTTCAGGATCGGGTCGACCACCCCGGCCGTGCCGTGTGCGGTGAGGTGATCGACCAGAGTGTCGTACTCGGTGTACTCCTCCTCCGCCGAGGACCCGATGGCAGTGATCGTGCTGACGAGATCGGGCCTCAGCGCCGCCAGCCACAGACCGACGAAACCCCCGAGGCTGGCGCCGACGAAATGGCATCCTTGCAGCCCGAAATGCTCGATGAACGCCGCCGCGTCCTCGGTCAGCGTGGAAACCGACAGATCCTTCCGCGCGGCCCGCACGCTCTCGCCCTGGCCTCGATGGTCGTAGGCGTACACGGGGTGGCCGCGCTGCGCGTATCGCGCCATGAGCTCGTACCACTGGGTTCGGTTGAAAAACAGCGGATGCGAGAACACCACCGGTCGGCGGCGGACCTTGTGTGGCCCGGCCTGGGTGTAGGCCAGCGTCGTTCCGTTGACCTGGACCGTGCCGTGGATCAGTGCTGTTGACATGGCGATTCCTCCATAGGGGTGCCCCCTTACCTGATGGTCAGGGGTGGGGATTCGGGGAAGGTGACCGGTGGCGCCGCCACGGCGCGATGGAAAGGTCCCGGCCACCAGGACAATTCGTCGGCCGGGCAGGCAAGCCGCATTTCGGGGAGCGCGTCGAGCAGTTGATCGATGGCGTCTTGGGCGATCAGGTACGCCGCCGCCTGTGCCGGGCAGGCGTGTGGTCCCGCGCTCCACGCCAGGTGCGAGCGGTTGTCGGTGTAGTCCCCGGCGCTGATCGCGGGGTCGTTGTTACAGCCGGAAATGCTGATGAGAACCGGCTGATCTGCGGGCAGCCAGACGGTATCGATCAGGATCGGCTGTCTCGGGTAGGTGACGCAGTGGTTCGCCAGTGGCGGGTCGGCAAACAGCACGTGATCGAGCGCCGCGCGTGTCGTGAGGGCGCCGCCGAGGATGTCGCCGGCGAACCGTTCATCGGTGAGCATCAGCAGCAGGGTGTTGACGATCAAGTTCTGCAGCGGCTCGATCCCGGCGGCATACATCGTTAGGAGTTGATTGATCAGTTCGGCGTCATCGAGCGCGGCCGGGTCTGCGAGCAGGCGCGAGGTGATGTCGTCGCCGGGTTCGGCTCGCTTGCGGGTGATCAGGTCGCTCAACGCAGCCATGAGAGTCCAGTTGACCGTGCCAGCGTCG
The DNA window shown above is from Nocardia sp. NBC_01730 and carries:
- a CDS encoding alpha/beta fold hydrolase, producing MSTALIHGTVQVNGTTLAYTQAGPHKVRRRPVVFSHPLFFNRTQWYELMARYAQRGHPVYAYDHRGQGESVRAARKDLSVSTLTEDAAAFIEHFGLQGCHFVGASLGGFVGLWLAALRPDLVSTITAIGSSAEEEYTEYDTLVDHLTAHGTAGVVDPILNIMFSAWTLENNAALTTHWRAVVSSLDERIGDAAHGVITRPRIVEKLQDCPVSVLAIGGDDDHAYPGDISGKNIAKAVGHNGRHVTIEHAGHSAALEQPEVVARHLDEQFALIDGVLADRWDTAAQR
- a CDS encoding cytochrome P450, encoding MTTPQHVTRAGTCPVAHGSPIDTDGPRVALDSSEFAADPHQAYRKMRHQYGSLVPVDLAVGVPATLVIGYDTARRILYDPEHFPADPGRWQQNVPADCPILPMLESRPNALRSAGQEHARYRRPNIAAIGAVDLHALHDTVEEIALALINTFCGRGSADLIGDYAFPLTFAVLNATLGCPPDIGQRLVGAFAAMFEGTDAGTVNWTLMAALSDLITRKRAEPGDDITSRLLADPAALDDAELINQLLTMYAAGIEPLQNLIVNTLLLMLTDERFAGDILGGALTTRAALDHVLFADPPLANHCVTYPRQPILIDTVWLPADQPVLISISGCNNDPAISAGDYTDNRSHLAWSAGPHACPAQAAAYLIAQDAIDQLLDALPEMRLACPADELSWWPGPFHRAVAAPPVTFPESPPLTIR